In a genomic window of Erigeron canadensis isolate Cc75 chromosome 5, C_canadensis_v1, whole genome shotgun sequence:
- the LOC122601738 gene encoding putative receptor-like protein kinase At5g39000: MSNFMMKEFENLRIRFEVIRQVTNNFSPNNYLGKGGYGVVYRGEFIYSQGPSTMVAIKRNLTLGQGEIEFWREIMMLSCYKHENLVSLLGFCDENGERILVYNYAPNKSLDQHLHNTNISWIQRLKICIGAARGLEYLHNPRGTQQRILHRDIKSSNILLDENWNAQIADFGLSKYGPANQAYTFVISNISGTPGYCDPMYVETMLLTKESDVYSFGVVLLEVLCSRPVIEESYKDDRRVLTQLAKKYYAQQKLHTIINDTLRQQMVQPSFDTFAAIAYQCVQRDPKDRPPMALVVSQLETALGFHEVRNVIPRNVNFASSSSEPSSTPSDIPQPPKTYVQANNQNPQGRKRLAQPSPALRLGRGR, translated from the exons ATGTCCAACTTCATGATGAAAGAGTTTGAGAACCTTAGAATTCGATTTGAAGTCATACGACAAGTTACCAATAACTTTAGTCCCAACAATTACCTTGGAAAAGGTGGGTACGGAGTGGTATATCGAGGGGAATTCATCTATTCTCAGGGTCCTTCGACCATGGTTGCTATCAAACGTAATTTAACATTGGGGCAAGGGGAGATCGAGTTCTGGAGAGAAATAATGATGCTCTCTTGTTATAAACATGAGAATCTCGTCTCCCTTCTAGGATTTTGTGATGAGAATGGGGAACGAATCCTTGTGTACAACTATGCACCTAATAAGAGTCTTGATCAACATCTTCACAACACCAATATCTCTTGGATTCAACGTCTGAAGATATGTATTGGAGCAGCTCGTGGCTTGGAGTACCTTCACAATCCCAGGGGTACACAACAACGAATCCTGCATCGTGATATCAAAAGTTCCAACATCTTGTTGGATGAAAATTGGAATGCCCAAATTGCAGATTTTGGCCTGTCAAAATATGGTCCTGCTAACCAAGCATATACGTTTGTTATCTCTAATATTTCAGGAACTCCTGGGTATTGTGATCCCATGTACGTGGAAACAATGTTATTGACCAAGGAATCAGATGTATACTCATTCGGCGTAGTGTTACTTGAAGTTTTGTGCTCAAGGCCTGTTATTGAAGAAAGCTATAAAGATGATCGCCGAGTTCTAACCCAGTTGGCAAAGAAGTACTATGCCCAGCAGAAACTTCATACAATCATCAATGATACTCTAAGGCAACAAATGGTACAACCTTCTTTTGATACGTTTGCCGCAATTGCATATCAATGTGTGCAAAGAGATCCAAAAGACCGCCCTCCTATGGCTTTGGTCGTGAGCCAGCTTGAAACTGCCCTTGGTTTTCAT GAAGTGAGAAATGTTATACCAAGAAATGTCAACTTTGCATCATCATCTTCAGAACCATCCTCTACTCCGAGTGACATCCCACAACCACCAAAAACATATGTACAAGCTAATAACCAAAATCCACAAGGACGTAAAAGACTCGCTCAACCAAGTCCTGCATTGAGACTTGGTCGGGGGCGTTGA